Proteins from one Pseudomonadota bacterium genomic window:
- the ruvB gene encoding Holliday junction branch migration DNA helicase RuvB → MDNERDRGLVDASLGEDERHFDLALRPLRLDEYVGQRKHVDNLRVFIEAARRRGEALDHVLFCGPPGLGKTTLAHIIANEMGVAIHSSSGPAIEHKGGLAALLTKVGPREVLFIDEIHRLTPIVEENLYPAIEDFEMDIIAGDGPHAASYKLPLSPFTLVGATTRTGLLTSPLLSRFGVTIRLDYYPPEDLQKIVVRSAGLLRIEIDGAGAAEIAGRARGTPRIANRLLRRVRDFAEVEGTGRIDVAAARHALERLEVDAAGFDDMDRKILSTIIEKFGGGPVGIETISAAVSEPRDTLEDVYEPFLLQNGFLQRTPRGRVATRRAYEHLGIPFPAGETPQGRLF, encoded by the coding sequence CCTCGACGAGTACGTCGGGCAGCGCAAGCACGTCGACAACCTGCGCGTCTTCATCGAGGCCGCGCGCCGGCGGGGAGAGGCGCTCGACCACGTGCTGTTCTGCGGGCCGCCGGGGCTCGGGAAGACGACGCTCGCGCACATCATCGCGAACGAGATGGGCGTCGCCATCCACTCCTCGTCGGGGCCGGCGATCGAGCACAAGGGCGGCCTCGCGGCGCTGCTCACCAAGGTCGGGCCGCGCGAGGTCCTGTTCATCGACGAGATCCACCGGCTGACCCCGATCGTCGAGGAGAACCTCTACCCGGCGATCGAGGACTTCGAGATGGACATCATCGCGGGGGACGGGCCGCACGCCGCCTCCTACAAGCTGCCGCTCAGCCCGTTCACGCTCGTCGGCGCGACGACGCGGACGGGGCTGCTCACCTCGCCCCTCCTGTCGCGGTTCGGCGTGACCATCCGGCTCGACTACTACCCGCCGGAGGACCTGCAGAAGATCGTCGTGAGGTCGGCCGGCCTCCTGCGCATCGAGATCGACGGCGCGGGCGCCGCCGAGATCGCCGGCCGGGCGCGGGGCACGCCGCGCATCGCGAACCGGCTCCTGCGCCGGGTCCGGGACTTCGCCGAGGTGGAGGGCACCGGCCGGATCGACGTCGCGGCGGCGCGGCACGCGCTCGAGCGCCTCGAGGTGGACGCGGCCGGGTTCGACGACATGGACAGGAAGATCCTGTCCACCATCATCGAGAAGTTCGGCGGCGGCCCGGTGGGCATCGAGACGATCTCCGCGGCCGTGTCCGAGCCGCGCGACACCCTCGAGGACGTCTACGAGCCGTTCCTTCTGCAGAACGGCTTCCTGCAGCGGACGCCGCGCGGGCGGGTCGCCACGCGCCGCGCCTACGAGCACCTCGGCATCCCGTTCCCCGCCGGCGAGACCCCGCAGGGGAGGCTGTTTTGA